One Megamonas hypermegale genomic window carries:
- a CDS encoding glycoside hydrolase family 32 protein — protein sequence MTHQEALEKAELFQKEASKQAEKSYWKPKYHITAPANWINDPNGFCYFDGEYHLFYQYHPYSAEWGPMHWGHASSSDLVEWRTRPIALAPTDEYDKGGCFSGSAIEKDGKLYAMYTGHVDLDKSLGGNDRIESQCIAISEDGDTFKKVENNPVIKKVPENIGIRTEHFRDPKVWKHGDLYYVVVGVQTLEESGAVVVYKSKDLINWEFLNIMAKSTVEENLGFMWECPNFGEADGRDILIVSPQGMKPEAEKYLNVHQSGFFLGKMNYETGEFDRQTAFDIFDYGFDFYAPQIMQDEKNNRCIMISWLDMWESKMPEQKDGWCGMMSIPRILKVKDNTVYSLPAPELVKLRKSEVHHEVTTDKTVSFDDVAGDCYELNAVFDLTEANGVNLKLRVSENEETDIAYDKETNILLLDRDKSGSGIEGQRQIEVAPIDNKLSLRIFSDRSSLEIFINDGQRVLSSRVYPTEEATGIVFVPNGLMNISIDFYKI from the coding sequence ATGACACATCAAGAAGCTTTAGAAAAGGCAGAATTATTTCAAAAAGAGGCTAGTAAACAGGCTGAAAAAAGTTATTGGAAACCAAAATATCATATTACAGCACCAGCTAATTGGATAAATGACCCAAATGGTTTTTGCTATTTTGATGGTGAATATCACTTGTTTTATCAGTATCATCCATATTCAGCAGAATGGGGTCCTATGCACTGGGGGCATGCATCAAGTAGTGACTTAGTTGAATGGAGAACAAGACCGATTGCTCTCGCTCCAACTGATGAATACGACAAAGGCGGTTGCTTTTCTGGTAGTGCTATTGAAAAAGATGGCAAATTATATGCAATGTATACTGGTCATGTTGATTTAGACAAAAGTCTCGGTGGTAATGACCGTATCGAGAGTCAATGTATCGCTATTAGCGAAGATGGAGATACATTCAAAAAAGTAGAAAATAATCCAGTTATAAAGAAAGTTCCTGAAAATATCGGCATTCGTACAGAACATTTTCGTGACCCAAAAGTTTGGAAACATGGTGATTTATATTATGTAGTAGTTGGTGTTCAAACTTTAGAAGAAAGTGGAGCAGTTGTTGTTTATAAATCAAAAGATTTAATTAATTGGGAATTTTTAAATATAATGGCAAAATCCACGGTAGAAGAAAATCTTGGTTTTATGTGGGAATGTCCTAATTTTGGCGAAGCTGATGGAAGAGATATCTTGATTGTTTCACCGCAAGGGATGAAACCAGAAGCTGAAAAATATTTAAATGTACATCAATCAGGATTTTTCTTAGGAAAAATGAATTATGAAACAGGTGAATTTGACCGTCAAACTGCATTTGATATTTTTGATTATGGTTTTGATTTCTATGCGCCACAGATTATGCAAGATGAAAAAAATAATCGTTGCATTATGATTAGTTGGCTCGATATGTGGGAAAGTAAAATGCCAGAACAAAAAGATGGTTGGTGTGGCATGATGAGCATTCCACGTATTTTAAAAGTAAAAGACAATACAGTGTATAGTCTGCCAGCTCCAGAACTTGTTAAGCTTCGCAAAAGTGAAGTTCATCATGAAGTTACTACAGATAAAACTGTAAGTTTTGATGATGTTGCAGGTGATTGTTATGAATTAAATGCTGTTTTTGATTTAACAGAAGCAAATGGAGTTAATTTAAAATTACGCGTATCCGAAAATGAAGAAACAGATATTGCTTATGATAAAGAGACAAATATTTTACTTTTAGATAGAGATAAATCTGGTAGCGGTATTGAGGGACAAAGACAAATTGAAGTAGCGCCAATAGATAATAAATTATCTTTACGAATTTTCAGCGACCGTTCGTCTTTAGAAATTTTTATAAATGATGGACAGCGTGTACTCAGCAGTAGAGTTTATCCTACAGAAGAAGCGACGGGCATTGTGTTTGTTCCAAATGGCTTGATGAATATTTCCATAGATTTTTATAAAATTTAA
- a CDS encoding LacI family DNA-binding transcriptional regulator, whose protein sequence is MASIRDVAKLAQVAPSTVSLVINNKGYVSENARKKVLDAIEKLNYVPNELARNLFRNSTNIIGIIVPDVAHPFFGAFISALEIALYKYNYKIMVCSTVERKNAEHEIVDMLQRQMIDGIIMGCHSLEVELYDNVNKPIVAFDRIINNRIPLIHSDHKQGGKLAAQTLIKAGCRHPLQITGIKNASMSAYSHHVAFKEELAKNGIDVINYEMKWNQFSMKYFKQVAVDVFEKYPEIDGIYGSDMVVCACLGEAHKRKLNIPENIKFIAYDGTFITESGFYNITSIVQQIDLLAAETAKMIVSLIKGKKVVKDKILPVVLRKGDTC, encoded by the coding sequence ATGGCTAGTATTAGAGATGTAGCTAAGTTGGCACAGGTGGCACCAAGTACAGTATCATTGGTTATAAATAATAAAGGTTATGTTTCGGAAAATGCGCGTAAAAAGGTTTTAGATGCTATAGAAAAATTAAATTATGTGCCGAATGAATTAGCACGTAACTTATTTCGTAATAGTACGAATATAATTGGCATTATTGTGCCAGATGTTGCACATCCTTTTTTTGGCGCTTTTATAAGTGCGTTGGAGATAGCACTTTATAAATATAATTATAAAATAATGGTATGTTCAACAGTTGAAAGAAAGAATGCTGAACATGAAATCGTTGATATGTTACAAAGACAAATGATTGATGGTATTATAATGGGTTGTCATTCTTTAGAGGTTGAATTGTATGATAATGTCAATAAACCCATTGTAGCTTTTGATAGAATAATTAATAATAGAATACCACTTATTCATTCTGACCATAAACAAGGTGGCAAGTTAGCTGCACAAACTTTGATAAAAGCGGGTTGTAGACATCCATTACAGATAACAGGGATAAAAAATGCTTCGATGTCTGCTTATTCACATCATGTTGCTTTTAAAGAAGAATTAGCTAAAAATGGTATTGATGTCATAAATTATGAAATGAAATGGAACCAATTTAGTATGAAATATTTTAAACAAGTAGCAGTTGATGTTTTTGAAAAATATCCTGAAATAGATGGAATTTATGGGTCTGATATGGTGGTATGTGCTTGTTTGGGTGAAGCGCATAAACGTAAATTGAATATACCAGAGAATATAAAATTTATAGCATATGATGGTACATTTATAACAGAGAGCGGTTTTTATAATATAACATCAATTGTTCAACAGATTGATTTATTAGCAGCAGAAACAGCAAAAATGATTGTATCGCTCATAAAAGGGAAAAAAGTTGTCAAAGATAAAATTTTGCCGGTAGTTTTGCGCAAAGGCGATACTTGCTGA
- the rsmB gene encoding 16S rRNA (cytosine(967)-C(5))-methyltransferase RsmB, whose protein sequence is MNARAIALNILNEIYQQKAYANISLSRHFQKYEITEQDRRFITELVYGTVKSGDTLLWILKKFVNRPLNKIEPTVINILRLGIYQIVFMDKVPASAACNEAVNLAKKFSNQGSAKFVNGVLRNLIRQPEKYAMPTGNKAIEVAVREQHPVWLVKKFIHTFGSEAALKLCQFNNTNAPLVLRTNTLKITRPELIKELEQNECTVIPSKIAPEGIICQSHASLNKLKPLQNGMAQVQDESSMLVAHVLNPQKGDFIIDTCSAPGGKTTHIAALMNNEGTIIAGDIYEHKLKLINENAHRLGINIIKTQLLDAREVGNFYPNKADKILVDAPCSGLGVLRRKPDSRWNKTEDLLSELPALQLEILNSAALAVKKGGVLVYSTCTIMPEENQNVIDEFLKTHADFKLDDVHKFLPFKHKDKTKTLQLMPHIDHTDGFFIARLIRNA, encoded by the coding sequence ATGAACGCTCGTGCTATTGCTTTAAATATTTTAAATGAAATTTATCAACAAAAAGCTTATGCCAATATATCACTATCTCGCCATTTTCAAAAATATGAAATAACAGAGCAAGACCGTCGCTTTATAACTGAACTCGTTTATGGTACAGTTAAATCAGGCGATACATTGCTTTGGATTTTAAAAAAATTTGTAAATCGCCCACTCAACAAGATTGAACCAACAGTAATAAATATCTTGCGTCTCGGCATTTATCAAATTGTATTCATGGATAAAGTCCCTGCTTCTGCCGCTTGTAATGAAGCGGTAAATCTCGCTAAAAAATTCAGTAATCAAGGTTCTGCAAAATTTGTCAATGGCGTATTGCGCAATTTAATCCGCCAACCTGAAAAATACGCTATGCCAACGGGTAACAAAGCCATAGAAGTTGCTGTACGAGAACAACATCCCGTCTGGCTTGTAAAAAAATTCATTCATACATTTGGCAGTGAAGCTGCATTAAAATTATGCCAATTTAATAATACAAATGCACCACTCGTATTGCGTACTAATACTTTAAAAATTACTCGACCAGAACTTATAAAAGAACTTGAGCAAAATGAATGCACAGTCATTCCATCAAAAATTGCTCCAGAAGGAATTATTTGTCAAAGCCATGCTTCACTCAATAAATTAAAACCCCTACAAAACGGAATGGCACAAGTACAAGATGAAAGCTCCATGCTCGTCGCTCATGTACTCAATCCGCAAAAAGGCGATTTTATAATCGATACTTGCAGTGCTCCAGGTGGAAAAACTACACATATTGCCGCTTTGATGAACAACGAAGGTACTATTATCGCTGGTGATATTTATGAACATAAATTAAAACTTATAAATGAAAATGCCCATCGTTTAGGTATAAACATCATTAAGACGCAACTTTTAGATGCGCGCGAAGTTGGCAATTTTTATCCAAATAAAGCTGATAAAATTCTTGTCGATGCTCCATGTTCTGGACTGGGTGTACTTCGCCGTAAACCAGATTCACGCTGGAACAAAACAGAAGATTTATTATCCGAACTTCCCGCTCTTCAATTAGAAATTTTAAACTCCGCAGCTTTAGCAGTAAAAAAAGGCGGTGTATTAGTGTACAGCACCTGCACAATTATGCCAGAAGAAAATCAAAATGTAATAGATGAATTCTTAAAAACTCATGCTGATTTTAAACTTGATGATGTACACAAATTCTTACCATTTAAACATAAAGACAAAACTAAGACATTGCAATTAATGCCACATATCGACCATACAGACGGCTTCTTTATAGCTCGTTTAATACGCAATGCTTAA
- the rlmN gene encoding 23S rRNA (adenine(2503)-C(2))-methyltransferase RlmN, translated as MTNIFGLNLDELTSLITSLKLPKFRAKQIIEWMYLKHAISFEQMTNLSKDLREKLSQEFTINRAKSWDRLDSADGKTTKFLLQFGDGIGVETVLMRQSYGNSICVSSQAGCNMGCTFCASTLHGMARNLSTGEILAQAMYIQELLNKTGEQINNIVIMGSGEPMLNYDNVLKFIRLVHEPYCLNLGYRNITISTSGIVPGIEKLAKENIPITLSISLHAPNNELRTSLMPINKRYPLEEVIKAAVNYADITKRRVTYEYILIDKYNDNIAEAQELCHLLKNQLANVNLIPINPVKERNFNRPSISRIKTFAKYLNDHHITATIRQEMGTDINAACGQLRNKHL; from the coding sequence ATGACGAATATTTTTGGACTTAATTTGGACGAATTAACTTCTTTGATAACCTCATTGAAATTACCAAAATTTCGTGCTAAACAAATCATTGAATGGATGTATTTAAAACACGCCATTTCATTTGAGCAAATGACTAATCTCTCTAAAGATTTACGTGAAAAATTATCTCAAGAATTTACTATAAATCGTGCAAAATCATGGGATAGATTAGACTCTGCCGATGGAAAAACTACTAAATTTCTTCTTCAATTTGGTGATGGTATTGGCGTAGAAACAGTTTTAATGCGCCAAAGCTACGGCAATAGCATTTGCGTATCTTCACAGGCCGGTTGTAATATGGGTTGCACTTTTTGCGCTTCCACTTTGCACGGCATGGCAAGAAACTTATCCACAGGTGAAATTTTAGCTCAAGCTATGTATATTCAAGAACTCTTAAATAAAACGGGTGAGCAAATCAACAATATCGTAATCATGGGCTCTGGTGAACCTATGTTAAATTATGACAACGTTTTAAAATTCATTCGCCTTGTACATGAACCATATTGTTTAAACTTAGGCTATCGCAATATAACGATATCAACTTCCGGCATTGTTCCAGGTATTGAAAAACTCGCTAAAGAAAACATTCCTATCACGCTTTCCATATCCTTACACGCACCGAATAATGAGTTGCGTACATCTTTAATGCCAATCAATAAACGCTATCCACTAGAAGAAGTAATCAAAGCTGCCGTAAATTATGCCGATATTACAAAACGTCGTGTCACTTATGAATACATTTTAATCGATAAATACAACGACAATATTGCCGAAGCCCAAGAGCTTTGTCATTTATTAAAAAATCAATTAGCTAACGTTAATCTAATTCCTATCAATCCTGTAAAAGAACGCAATTTTAATCGACCATCAATATCTCGTATAAAAACATTTGCCAAATATTTAAACGACCACCATATAACCGCTACCATCAGACAGGAAATGGGCACAGATATCAATGCAGCCTGTGGTCAATTACGCAACAAACATTTATAA
- a CDS encoding FhaA domain-containing protein: MEDFLEKNIEGFFNRKFSSKLQLAEIEKILDRLLIRHKKRVNRAIFVPDNFVITISPNDYTELNTIEVLIKLKLFLYKSVIMKDYFMHKKPVITILKSPELKLGVCDIKTTFSTETEIQNTISSDNTGTQGTIVVPPNDRELFAKSPKINQELKFASLTIAEGPDKDSYMEIGDKQIHIGRRDSNEFIITDINVSRLHAYITFENGRHILHDANSLNGTSVNDTQISSFCLCPGDKIQIGNTIIIYDIL, from the coding sequence ATGGAAGATTTTTTAGAAAAAAATATTGAAGGCTTCTTTAATCGTAAATTTTCTAGTAAATTACAACTGGCAGAAATTGAAAAAATTCTCGACCGCTTATTAATCCGTCATAAAAAACGTGTCAATCGCGCAATATTCGTTCCAGATAATTTTGTTATTACAATAAGCCCTAATGATTATACCGAATTAAATACCATAGAAGTATTAATTAAATTAAAATTATTTCTCTATAAATCAGTTATCATGAAAGATTATTTCATGCATAAAAAACCCGTTATAACTATATTAAAATCACCTGAATTAAAATTAGGCGTATGTGATATAAAAACAACATTCAGTACAGAAACTGAAATTCAAAATACCATCTCCAGTGATAACACTGGAACACAAGGTACTATTGTCGTTCCACCTAATGACAGAGAACTATTTGCAAAATCACCAAAAATAAATCAAGAATTAAAATTTGCTTCTTTAACTATAGCAGAAGGGCCCGATAAAGACTCTTATATGGAAATCGGCGATAAACAAATTCATATTGGTAGACGCGATAGCAATGAATTTATCATTACAGATATCAATGTATCTCGTCTTCATGCTTACATCACATTCGAAAATGGTCGTCATATTTTACATGATGCCAATAGTTTAAATGGTACTAGCGTAAATGATACTCAAATATCAAGCTTTTGTCTGTGTCCTGGCGACAAAATTCAAATAGGAAATACGATTATTATTTACGATATTCTATAA
- the dapA gene encoding 4-hydroxy-tetrahydrodipicolinate synthase, which translates to MKDVIFKGAAVAIATPFNEDGMGVNYDELKKLIDFNINNGTDAIVIAGTSGESATMTDQEHEDIIKFTVDYVNKRVPVIAGTGSNDTRYAINLSQHADKAGADALLVVTPYYNKCTQKGLIKHFTSIADNVNVPIILYDVPSRTGVGIKPETYAVLAEHPRIAAVKEASGNISQVAETMALCGDKLTFYSGNDDQIVPLMSLGGQGVISVLSNVMPKETHDMCQLFLDGKVKEAAQKQLEYFPLIKALFCEVNPIPVKVALRLMGFNMGPLRMPLCEMEEAHLEQLKAAMRKFNLIK; encoded by the coding sequence ATGAAAGATGTAATTTTTAAAGGTGCAGCCGTAGCTATTGCTACACCATTTAATGAAGATGGTATGGGTGTCAATTATGATGAATTGAAAAAACTGATTGATTTTAACATTAATAATGGCACTGATGCTATTGTTATTGCTGGTACAAGTGGCGAATCTGCTACTATGACTGACCAAGAACATGAGGATATTATTAAATTTACAGTTGATTATGTAAATAAACGAGTGCCAGTTATTGCAGGAACGGGTTCTAATGATACAAGATATGCAATAAATTTATCTCAACATGCAGATAAAGCTGGTGCTGATGCTTTGTTAGTAGTAACACCATATTATAATAAATGCACACAAAAAGGTCTTATCAAACATTTTACATCTATTGCTGATAATGTAAATGTTCCAATTATTCTTTATGATGTTCCATCTCGTACAGGCGTAGGTATTAAACCAGAAACTTATGCTGTTTTGGCTGAACATCCACGCATTGCAGCAGTAAAAGAAGCTAGTGGAAATATCAGCCAAGTTGCTGAAACAATGGCTCTTTGTGGCGATAAACTCACTTTCTATTCAGGAAATGATGACCAGATTGTTCCTCTTATGTCTTTAGGTGGACAGGGGGTTATTTCTGTTCTTTCTAATGTTATGCCAAAAGAAACACATGATATGTGTCAATTATTCTTAGATGGAAAAGTAAAAGAAGCTGCTCAAAAACAACTCGAATATTTTCCATTAATTAAAGCTTTGTTCTGTGAAGTAAATCCAATTCCAGTAAAAGTTGCACTTCGTTTGATGGGCTTTAATATGGGTCCTCTTCGCATGCCTCTTTGTGAAATGGAAGAAGCTCATTTAGAACAATTAAAAGCAGCTATGCGTAAATTTAATTTAATTAAATAA
- a CDS encoding insulinase family protein: MEENQIYHGFKLKKSSYIKEIASNAYEFEHVKSGAKLLFVANNDDNKVFSITFRTTPTDDTGVAHIVEHSTLCGSRKFPTKEPFVELVKGSLNTFLNAMTFPDKTMYPVASRNDKDFRNLMDVYLDAVFYPNMRTTPEILMQEGWHYEIENADEPLKYSGVVYNEMKGALSSPDGLLERKILNNLYPDTTYQYESGGDPVAIPDLTQKMFIDFHSRYYHPSNSYIYLYGDMDMMDTLEFLDKEYLSAFDKIEVDSHVDLQKPFEKRKVLNDVYPIAPNESKEHKTFLSLNYSIATSLEKEKMIAFSILEHALLKSEAAPLRNALIKAGLGSDVISSFDNGVLQPMFSIIVNGSEADKADKFEKIVNDVLTDIVNKGIDKELLQASINVMEFKLREADFGQFPKGLIYNINLMNSWLYDGEPTMYLYYEDLLTTVKQWANEGKFEELIKTYLLDNTHSLMLILSPDETIIPEGERVLAEKLAKIKANMSDEQLQEVIEATKRLKKRQRSVDTPEALAKIPLLEISDINKNCDKLIIAEDEIAGTTALKHDVATNGIVYLRMFFDVSTIAYEDINYLFLLEELIGRTATKNYSYEALANAINLYTGGMRFSVATYDKEGDVNSYMPKMVFKAKVLVDKMPKLIELLQEIIFNGSFAAKERVKDLILQCRSDFEMSILRSGHQLVLDELMAYFTPKERYDNYGDLRFYSFIKNFLNDFDNEFAKMQVAFAKIIPMVFNKHNLITSITVDGEDYTKVADCVALFIKSLSDEEYPVQTIPFNVDKKNEGFITSSQVQYVAKGANFMRLGYKYTGVMKVLETIMRYEYLWTHIRVLGGAYGAFVKFRRDGNMYFGSYRDPNLKETLNVYDNTGAFLRSFAVSDREMTKYIIGTISGMDMPLTPSLKGELAASSYIVGMTDEMRQKQRDEVLATTQEDIRNLADLVDACMEENAICVLGSSSKVNEAQDVFKTVKTLL; encoded by the coding sequence TTGGAAGAAAATCAAATTTATCATGGTTTTAAATTAAAGAAAAGTTCATATATAAAAGAGATTGCTTCAAATGCTTATGAATTTGAACATGTTAAAAGTGGTGCAAAATTATTATTTGTAGCTAATAATGACGATAATAAGGTTTTTTCAATCACTTTCCGCACTACGCCTACTGATGATACGGGGGTTGCTCATATTGTAGAACATTCCACTTTATGTGGTTCACGCAAATTTCCAACGAAAGAACCATTTGTTGAACTTGTAAAAGGTTCACTTAACACATTTTTAAATGCAATGACTTTCCCAGATAAGACTATGTATCCTGTTGCTAGTCGCAATGATAAGGATTTTCGCAATTTAATGGATGTATATCTCGATGCTGTTTTTTATCCAAATATGAGAACTACACCAGAAATTTTAATGCAGGAAGGTTGGCATTATGAAATTGAAAATGCTGATGAACCATTAAAATACAGCGGTGTTGTTTATAATGAAATGAAAGGCGCTCTTTCTTCACCTGATGGTCTTTTGGAACGCAAGATTTTAAATAATCTTTATCCAGATACGACTTATCAATATGAATCTGGCGGGGACCCAGTTGCTATTCCAGATTTAACACAGAAGATGTTCATTGATTTCCACAGTCGTTATTATCACCCATCTAATAGCTATATTTATTTGTATGGCGATATGGATATGATGGATACTTTGGAATTTCTCGATAAAGAATATTTATCTGCTTTTGATAAAATTGAAGTAGACTCTCATGTAGATTTACAGAAACCATTTGAAAAACGCAAAGTTTTAAATGATGTTTATCCTATTGCTCCAAATGAAAGCAAAGAACATAAGACATTTTTAAGCTTGAATTATTCGATTGCTACTTCTTTGGAAAAAGAAAAAATGATAGCATTTTCTATTTTGGAACACGCTTTGTTGAAGAGTGAAGCTGCACCACTTAGAAATGCTTTGATTAAGGCTGGACTTGGCAGTGATGTAATTTCTTCATTCGATAATGGTGTACTTCAACCAATGTTCAGTATAATTGTCAACGGTTCTGAAGCTGATAAGGCTGATAAATTTGAAAAAATTGTAAATGATGTTTTAACAGATATTGTAAATAAAGGTATTGATAAAGAATTATTACAGGCTTCTATCAATGTAATGGAATTTAAATTGCGTGAAGCTGATTTTGGACAATTCCCGAAAGGACTCATTTACAATATCAATTTGATGAATAGCTGGTTATATGATGGCGAACCAACTATGTACTTGTATTATGAAGATTTGCTTACAACTGTAAAACAATGGGCAAATGAAGGTAAATTTGAAGAATTAATCAAGACATATCTTTTAGATAATACACATAGTTTAATGTTGATTTTATCTCCAGATGAAACGATTATTCCAGAAGGAGAACGTGTTTTAGCTGAAAAATTAGCAAAAATAAAAGCTAATATGAGCGATGAACAGTTACAAGAAGTTATTGAAGCTACAAAACGTTTGAAAAAACGTCAGCGCAGTGTGGATACACCAGAAGCTTTAGCTAAAATTCCGCTCTTAGAAATCAGTGATATTAATAAAAATTGTGATAAACTCATAATTGCTGAAGATGAAATTGCAGGAACTACAGCTTTAAAACACGATGTGGCAACAAATGGCATTGTTTATTTGAGAATGTTCTTTGATGTTTCAACAATAGCATATGAAGATATAAATTATTTATTCTTATTAGAAGAATTAATCGGCAGAACAGCTACAAAAAATTATTCATATGAAGCATTGGCTAATGCTATAAATCTTTATACGGGTGGTATGCGCTTTAGCGTGGCTACGTACGATAAAGAAGGCGATGTTAATTCATATATGCCTAAGATGGTATTTAAAGCAAAAGTTTTAGTTGATAAGATGCCAAAATTGATAGAGCTTTTACAGGAAATTATCTTTAATGGTTCATTTGCTGCAAAAGAACGTGTAAAAGATTTAATTCTTCAATGTCGCAGTGATTTTGAAATGTCTATTTTGCGCTCTGGTCATCAATTAGTTTTAGATGAGCTTATGGCATATTTTACACCGAAAGAACGCTATGATAATTATGGTGATTTAAGATTTTATAGTTTCATCAAGAATTTCTTGAATGATTTTGATAATGAATTTGCTAAAATGCAGGTTGCTTTTGCTAAAATAATACCAATGGTATTTAATAAACACAATCTCATTACAAGTATTACTGTAGATGGCGAAGATTATACAAAAGTTGCAGATTGTGTAGCTTTATTTATAAAATCATTGTCAGATGAAGAATATCCTGTGCAGACTATACCGTTTAATGTTGATAAGAAAAATGAAGGCTTTATAACATCAAGCCAAGTTCAGTACGTAGCTAAAGGTGCTAATTTCATGCGTTTGGGCTATAAATACACTGGTGTCATGAAAGTATTAGAAACAATTATGCGCTATGAATATTTATGGACACATATCCGCGTTTTAGGTGGTGCATACGGTGCTTTTGTAAAATTCCGTCGTGATGGAAATATGTATTTCGGTTCTTATCGTGACCCTAATTTGAAAGAAACACTCAATGTATACGATAATACAGGAGCATTTTTACGTAGTTTTGCTGTTAGTGATAGAGAAATGACAAAATACATCATTGGTACTATCAGTGGAATGGATATGCCTCTTACACCTTCATTGAAAGGCGAATTAGCAGCTTCTAGTTATATTGTAGGCATGACTGATGAAATGCGTCAAAAACAGCGTGATGAAGTCTTAGCTACAACACAGGAAGACATTCGCAATTTGGCAGATTTAGTTGATGCATGCATGGAAGAAAATGCTATTTGTGTATTGGGTAGCAGTAGCAAAGTAAATGAAGCACAGGATGTATTTAAAACAGTAAAAACTCTTTTATAA
- a CDS encoding cupin domain-containing protein, which produces MQTIDDFKNSLIFPLGDKLPEEFSKNFIGQAHLNMLTTKGVSIGNVTFEPGCRNNWHIHHKGGQILLVTAGTGYYQEWGKPAQKLHAGDVVNIPPEIKHWHGAAKDSFFSHLAIEVPAEGASNEWLEPVTDDIYLKLK; this is translated from the coding sequence ATGCAAACTATAGACGACTTTAAAAATTCTCTAATTTTCCCTTTAGGTGATAAATTACCCGAAGAATTTAGCAAAAACTTTATTGGCCAAGCTCATTTAAATATGCTAACGACAAAAGGCGTATCCATTGGCAATGTTACATTTGAACCAGGCTGTCGCAACAACTGGCACATTCATCATAAAGGCGGTCAAATTTTACTTGTAACCGCAGGCACAGGCTATTATCAAGAATGGGGCAAACCTGCACAAAAACTTCATGCTGGTGATGTTGTAAACATTCCACCAGAAATAAAACATTGGCACGGCGCCGCAAAAGATAGTTTCTTCTCTCATTTAGCTATTGAAGTTCCAGCTGAAGGTGCTTCTAATGAATGGCTTGAACCTGTAACTGATGATATTTATCTTAAACTAAAATAA
- a CDS encoding RrF2 family transcriptional regulator, with amino-acid sequence MKISTKGRYALRLMLDIALNDADSPVRIKDIAERQQISDKYLEQIVSNLNKAGFVKSLRGPQGGYRLTKKPENYTVGMILRLIEGNLAPVACLEDEVNTCKRVDICPTLILWQKLYDAITDVVDNITLADLIEWQQNKVKNL; translated from the coding sequence ATGAAAATATCAACAAAAGGAAGATATGCTTTAAGATTGATGCTTGACATAGCTTTGAATGATGCTGATAGTCCTGTACGTATTAAAGACATTGCGGAAAGACAGCAAATATCAGATAAATATTTAGAGCAGATTGTATCTAACTTAAATAAAGCAGGTTTTGTTAAATCTTTACGTGGTCCTCAGGGCGGATATCGCTTAACAAAAAAACCGGAAAATTATACAGTGGGAATGATTTTACGTTTAATTGAAGGGAACTTAGCTCCAGTAGCGTGTTTAGAAGATGAAGTTAATACTTGTAAACGTGTAGATATTTGTCCAACATTAATTCTTTGGCAGAAATTATATGATGCAATTACAGATGTAGTAGATAATATTACGCTTGCAGATTTAATTGAATGGCAACAGAATAAAGTTAAAAATTTATAA